Proteins from one Desulfonema limicola genomic window:
- a CDS encoding HAD family hydrolase — protein sequence MILFASDLDRTLIYSQKMIKKYGEKNDTYIAETKDGEPVTYITEKSINLLKQAAQTSMFVPVTTRTRTQYSRVFAIHEQISPKYAVTENGGNIWVNEKPLAEWNELIKTRIKEECLAIQEIAKKFKDIQNNNWVKFFREIDGLFAYCVFYKKAAPLKELRLFQDYLQENKWKTVYHGRKIYFVPMCLTKKNAVKHIADKEDINQIVAAGDSVLDLDLADIADTFISPLHGQIYDSYGENNKYKDISYTDKQGIKAGEEILENVVNIIKNQ from the coding sequence TTGATCTTATTTGCAAGCGATCTGGACAGGACTTTAATCTATTCACAAAAAATGATAAAAAAATACGGGGAAAAAAATGATACTTATATTGCAGAAACCAAAGATGGCGAACCTGTAACCTATATTACTGAAAAATCAATTAATTTATTAAAACAAGCTGCACAAACCAGTATGTTTGTACCTGTAACAACCCGTACCAGAACCCAGTATTCCAGAGTTTTTGCAATTCATGAACAAATCTCTCCAAAGTATGCTGTAACAGAAAACGGAGGCAATATCTGGGTCAATGAAAAACCCCTGGCTGAGTGGAATGAGTTAATAAAAACAAGGATTAAAGAAGAATGCCTGGCAATTCAAGAGATTGCTAAAAAATTTAAAGACATACAAAATAATAACTGGGTTAAATTTTTCAGGGAAATAGATGGTTTATTTGCATATTGTGTTTTTTATAAAAAAGCAGCTCCATTAAAGGAACTCAGATTATTCCAGGATTATTTACAAGAAAATAAATGGAAAACTGTTTATCACGGCAGAAAAATATACTTTGTTCCCATGTGTTTGACAAAAAAAAATGCAGTAAAACATATTGCAGACAAGGAAGATATAAATCAGATAGTTGCTGCCGGAGATTCTGTTCTTGATCTTGATCTTGCTGATATTGCAGATACTTTTATATCCCCGCTTCACGGACAGATATATGATTCATATGGAGAAAATAACAAATACAAAGATATTTCATATACAGACAAACAAGGCATAAAAGCAGGTGAAGAGATATTGGAAAATGTTGTAAATATAATAAAAAACCAGTAA